The Melanotaenia boesemani isolate fMelBoe1 chromosome 8, fMelBoe1.pri, whole genome shotgun sequence DNA window ACACTGGCCGGGTCTGGAGGCGATGCAAGCTGCAGGATAAGATGAAAACACAACCAGAGGTCAATACTGCAATCACcttttaagaaatgtttttatcttggaaataataaaattgtCTACATAAAAGATTCTTTGGGGGGTTTTAAGATATTAATGCACTCAACCAATTCTACACATCAGTCTCATCTGTTTCTATGAGCAGCTGAGTGCTTTAAGGGAAGCAAAAATTATGCAATCCACACTGTTAAGATATTCTTGCAGAATTGATCAGTGGAGCTCAGTTATGGTCAATTCATGGTCACGGTCAAGTTTGATTAGTgacaaaagtttaaaagattttcatgattttaaacttgttcATTTGATTTTTCAGCCTTAAAACATATGGCCATGGCAATTACACATTTTCAGTCAGAACAAAGACTGAGCCATTTGATGCCCAGAGTACAGAAACACCTCAGTGACAGATCTTTAAAATCAACTCAAAATACAGATTTCAAGAAGACATTTTCCAAGCAAACCTtagacataattttttttatatatattttgtctGGGTTGTACAAACTGTCTAGTTTGTGTACAACAATTGGAAATCAGTATTGGCTTTGTACTTATATTCCGTAAGTATCTTCAATCGTTCAGTTATTTTGAAGGTCTGCAACTTCTTGCCTGCAGTCTCATTTTTTCCTCTATGAAGCACATGGGGCAGCACAACTGTATGAAAATTGGTATGTAAAGTTTAGCTGAGGACAATACACCAAAGTTTACTCACCAAGCAGTTTTCCCTGCTGGAACTGCTCCTCCAGAAGAGAGCTGATTTTGGCTGTCTTTTTACGCTCATCGTATTTCTTCTGGGTCTTCTTTGACCTCTTCTTGTTGAGgacctcctcttcttctggagTCTGCAGCGGGAGAGGAAAGAAAGCATATTTCAAAAGATATGAAACTCCAAACTCTTGCTTTATAACACATGATGTAAATGTATAAACAGCAGCATCTGTAGGGTAAACAAGTCTTTCTCAGGGTCTCGAATATCACCACTTCCATTCAGTAGCAGAACTGGACAAAGTTATCATCATGGAAAGACATGCACCACAACAAATACTTTTTAATCCATGGTCAATAAAAGAGACTGCTGCATACGTTCAAATCAGTCTTTAGCAACCGCGATTAAAAACTTCAAAATATCTACACATCTAAAACTAAGGTTGAAACTTTAACCAGAACCTGCAGAACGGCACAGAAAAAGCAGGGATAATAAAGCAAGacctgtgtttttatgtggtaTTACGAAAGACCATACCAAAGAAAATACtgcctttattttttctaacaCAAGCTTGCTCTTTTTTGAGAAATTTAAACAGCTATAATAGCAGCATTATTGGGcctacacagaaaaaaaacagggataACACCAATCTGCATGTACAGTAATAAGTTAAAACTATTTTACATACCAGTTTGGCTCCCTTCTTGCGTCCCAGAGGGGTAGCATAGTGGGACTCATACCACTGCCTGAAGGGGAGACTGTCAATGAGGACGATGCAGTTCTTCACCAGGGTCTTCGTTCTGACCAGCTCGTTGTTGGAGGCATTGTAGACCACATCGATGATCCTGGTCTTACGCGTGCAGCCTGAGTACACAGAGCAACCAATGTAAGAAAAAGATGACATCTTATTCAAATACTCTATAACcatatttcaataaatatttgaaaaaagtcAATACACTAAGCAGGTCTTTCTCAGAAGTCTCAATATCACCACTTGCATTCAGTAGCAGAACTGGACAAAGTTATCATCATAGAAAGATGAGTGTATCATCAGGTGGCTCAGCAAGTGTTGGTGGAGAAACTTACACTCAGAGCCCCATGAGAAGTTTCCATTATCCAACCTCAGAGCACGATACTTCTTGTTCCCACCACGGACCCTCACTGTGTGGATACGACGAGATCCaatctaataaaaaacaaaataattcattCGTGTCCAAAAATTAAGCTGCAGCAAGAATACAAACCGCATCACAATTCTGCACCGAGGCGTGTCAGTGTAACTATGACAAGTCCTAACATTGGTAAGCCCAAAGCTTTGAACCAAAACGGCTCAAAAAAGACCTACCTAAGGTCAAGTTTTCATCACCCACGCTGCAACATTTAATACAGCAAACTACTGATCTTTACTCACTTTTGTGTTTGCAGGAGGACGTCCAAGCTCATACTTCCTCTTCTTGTGGTAGGGCTTGCGTTTACCGCCGGTCTTGCGGCGTTTATGCCAGTTGTCCCTTGAGATACCTGCATGAATGAAAAAGGATAACAAGCAGCATACTGGTTAGCCAACTATCACCACATGATCAAAGCAAAAAGTTGCTTGATGCTTGAGTGATCAGTTCTCCAAGGTTAAGGTTgtcctcattttttatttggattCCGCATCAAGAGTTTCATCACATCACTCAAGCAATTAAAAGCCGTTTCTCTAGGCTAACTTCCAGCAGATACAAGTTTAGAAATACCAGATTTTTACTGACGTTTTCAACCACATTGAAAAGTTTCCAGATTATGCTGCAGATTGAAACTGCTAATGTTACTCATACTTAAGACCTTGAAACAACTGTGTCCTTTAGCAACCAAGCATAAAGTAGTGACTAAAGGCACCTAATGGCTAAAAATTAGCCAAATCTTTactaaaatgacagaaaacgaCAAACAAGTATTCACATTAGCAGTTTTCCCTTAAGGGTTTTATCGGTATGACAAGATCACGACCAGCACGCTAGTTAATGCTAACACAGCATTAAGTCTACCTGTGGTATTACGATATTCACCAAGAAACTTCTGAAATTACTATAAAACTTGTAAATTGCATTCACACTGCCGACTCCTGCTAAAATATCTTAATCTCGCTAAAAAGACAGCATGCTTTCCACACTTTAGCATCTGCAGCTAGCTATATAGCCAATGAAAGCAGCCATCTTGGAGCATATCTGACCACCACtggaaattatttaattttaacacaATAACATGACATCTGACAACAAAGTCGGCTATTTATCTATGTAAATAATATTTAGCTTCAAGATGGCAAACCATTTAAAGAATATCCTTTCGTAAAAACAAGAGATGGAGAAAGATTGTGCCTCCGACCCGAGCATGAAAACACGTACCCATTCTCAGGCGCCGGCTAGAAAGAGGAATCGCAAAGGCTCATGGGGAGGTTTCAAGCTAAGAGTTCTCGCGAGAATAATGACCATAGCGGACGAGATTTCCTTGTTCGTAGCTGAGTTTTACTTAtcacaatgttttatttattagtaaCAAAGTTGTTTTATATCGCAATAAAGTATTACTAAACTACATTTGTGGTAAATATGATGAACTTTTTCTATACAAGAGAGCTTAAactattatatatttaaaacaaacgtTTTCTTATTGTAGCACAACtgacatattttaaatttgatatCACATATATTAAAGGTAGAATTTTGACTATCTTAGTCTTATAATGCAGTGATTACTActtttgcttttaaagttttagacACAAATATATAGATGTGGAAATTAAATATGACAAGATGATCAAATACATAAATGCTTTATAAAACTGTTCGATAACACTGTATactaaaatttattttgaatttagttttttattgttaatttctttgaatttgtaataaatattataaaagtTAAGCTACAGAACCAAGGTAAAATCAATTAATATATACATCTGAAATATTCaggcaaaatatttttcaggTCTATTTACAGTCAGTTATAAATTTGCCTGAAGCTGACAAACTAGAAAACTTGTTTTACACTATGACACTCAATTCAAGATAATTTCTTACATAGCTCCTCAGCAGAAATGGTCTTCATGGCTGTTAATAAGCCATTCCCTAAAGGAGGGAAACAAGGAAAATAGGCTTAGGTATGCAAACTGACataagaactggactgaaaaatcTCTGGCAAAAGGTCtaatggagtgatgaatcctcccaGAGCCTGGACTTGACGTTATTTAAGCAGTGTGGGATAAGCTAGACAGAGAACAggacaaaaggcagccaacattTAAATAAGCCCTTTGGAAACTCCTTGAAGATGTCTGTGGACCTATTAGGGAAGATTGCTGCAAGAAATTACAGGAAAGCTTATCTAAGAGGGTTATGCTGAAGATTAAAGATAGTCATTCCAAATAATGACTTTCAAGCTCACTAGAATTGCACCAACTCTGAATTAAGAGAAATTATTTATGTTATAAACAAGAATCTCCATCAGTCACTTCCATGTTTCCATATAGCTCTTTATTATATACAGCTATTGTTGGCAGTTGTGAAGGTATGGTGATAAACTTGGCGAGATTTCTCCATTTTGCTGTGATCTGTGGACTAAGCAGCATTAAGTGTCGCAGCAGAGAGAGATCACTCTTCCCAGGGACTCATGTCAGTGTCAATAGCCACACAGTTGTACGCAGCATAACGTAGCTTTTCCTCACAAACCTTCGCACTGCAGTACAGAAAGAGAAGAGAGTAAAAATGCAATCAATGTTACATCTGTGGTAATAATAAGTAGTTTTATATGGATATAATAAAGGCAGGAAATTGTAAACATAAAGATGTTTAAACCACACAACTCTTTGTACCTTGGATAGTTGGGTAGATAAAGGGTGCTGGAACATGTGGATGACTGTGGAAGTGCATCAGTTGTTTCAGAGCTGAAttaggaaaaacaaacatgttaaaattgaATGTTTTATAATGAATTATTTCCCCACTGGTAGCAAAAAGCacttaataacaataaatgtaAAGTGGAATCTACATAAGCTCACCCTTGTTTGTCAGGGAAGATGTAAATAGGTGCAGGAAGACGACTTCTACCAGTTACAAACCTCAGAAACCTGCTGCGAtcctctgaaaataaatatatgaaaagaaCTGAGATTAAACCATTTCACTTATTCAGACGCAtgtaaagaaagagaaatatcTCCCTACTACCCAGGTCGAAAGAGAGTGGTGGTACAATTAGTGAACTTACCATTGGTGAAGTTCGTCAGTGCCTCCCATAAATATTGCACTCTAACATCACTTTGTTCCAGGTCTTCAAAACGTGCTGGTGGGGGGGATCAAAAGGTTATTATTAAGGTAATTTCTTAAAAGATTAATTTCTGATGGTTAATCTGTAACAACATGTAATAAAAGCTCATTTTCAGTACAAGCTgatcaaatgaaaaatgaaacagaatcTTTCTTAATGTTAATCTAACTGTTTTGGGCTTTTCTCCTTATGATGAGCCAACACACCTGCTGTGGCTAGACCAGAATTAAAATAATCTGGAATTACTACTTCCCCATTACTAGTTGGTCTTCAGGTCTGACTTTTACTCTCTTGAGCTATGTATTATTCATTCCAGTCTGAATACTTACTGAGCCGTTTCAGAGCATCCACTGAGATTTCCGGGTCgccacacacttttttttccacttcctgCCAAGTAAGCAGGTCCAGCACAGCCTGAGGAACTACCTTCAGCAGGCCGGCCTGCATGGCTGCAATCTGTGGTGCCGCAAAAAAGATTCAGGCACATGATCGTACTTTACAGTTCccgaaagagagagaaaaaaagaaataatacaaGTCTCACCTGCTGCTTGCTCTCCTCCAGACGAGCCTTCTGCACCAGGCGGATGAACTCGCTGCGGTCCTCGTACCGAACTGCCACATTACTGCCGCCGGGGATGAGCTCCACCATCTGACCGTCGGTCAGCGGGGTGTTGTAGACCAG harbors:
- the rps8a gene encoding 40S ribosomal protein S8 encodes the protein MGISRDNWHKRRKTGGKRKPYHKKRKYELGRPPANTKIGSRRIHTVRVRGGNKKYRALRLDNGNFSWGSECCTRKTRIIDVVYNASNNELVRTKTLVKNCIVLIDSLPFRQWYESHYATPLGRKKGAKLTPEEEEVLNKKRSKKTQKKYDERKKTAKISSLLEEQFQQGKLLACIASRPGQCGRADGYILEGKELEFYLRKIKAKKGK